Proteins encoded by one window of Juglans regia cultivar Chandler chromosome 15, Walnut 2.0, whole genome shotgun sequence:
- the LOC108994580 gene encoding uncharacterized protein LOC108994580 translates to MTSWMRVLKSVQAVAAHSLLLCFTLLLVLKLDHVIVNSWWFIFLPLWIFHAVVARGRFSLPAPSVPHNRHWAPCHAIVATPLLIAFELLLCIYLESVHVHDLAPVNLKIVFLPLLALEITVLVDNFRMCRALMPGDGESMNDVAVWEMLPHFWVAISMVFFAAATVLTLLKLCGDVRALGWWDLFINFGIAECFACLVCTKWSNPMIHRNSHTREASSTSATIRYLDWHSSSVVSPEDDQQEDRICGLQDIGGHIMKIPVIAFQILLCMRLQGTPPNAKNIPLPVLFSPIFLLQGVGLLIAASRLVEKIVLLLRSGAGTGLYFSFSARVHDFLGFLHNGSRLLGWWSIDEDSQEEQAQLFQQGASGYDTFCGYPPEIVKKMPKKDLAEEVWRLQAALGEQVEITKYSQQEFERLQNEKVLCRVCFEGEISVVLLPCRHRILCSACCEKCKSCPICRVSVEERLPVYDV, encoded by the exons aTGACGAGTTGGATGAGAGTATTGAAGTCCGTACAGGCCGTAGCAGCCCACAGCCTGCTCTTGTGCTTCACGCTCTTGCTCGTCCTCAAGCTCGACCATGTCATCGTCAACTCCTGGTG GTTTATTTTTCTCCCACTTTGGATATTTCATGCAGTTGTTGCCCGGGGAAGATTCTCATTACCTGCTCCATCAGTTCCGCATAATCGTCAT TGGGCACCATGCCATGCAATTGTTGCGACCCCATTGCTTATTGCGTTTGAGTTGCTTCTTTGTATATATCTCGAGAGTGTTCATG TTCATGATTTGGCTCCTGTAAACTTGAAGATTGTCTTTCTTCCCCTTCTGGCACTTGAAATAACTGTTCTAGTTGACAATTTCAG AATGTGTAGGGCGCTAATGCCTGGAGATGGAGAAAGCATGAATGATGTGGCTGTATGGGAGATGCTTCCT CACTTTTGGGTTGCAATATCCATGGTCTTCTTTGCTGCTGCTACAGTCCTCACACTCCTAAAGCTATGCG GTGATGTACGTGCTCTTGGCTGGTGGGActtgtttataaattttgg tATTGCAGAGTGCTTTGCCTGTCTTGTTTGTACAAAGTGGTCTAATCCGATGATTCATAGAAACTCTCACACAAGGGAAGCAAGCTCAACTTCTGCAACTATTAGATATCTTGACTGGCACAGTAGTTCAGTAGTTTCTCCAGAGGACGACCAGCAGGAGGATAGAATATGTGGTCTGCAGGACATTGGTGGCCATATCATGAAAATTCCAGTGATTGCTTTTCAAATCCTCCTTTGTATGCGCTTGCAG GGAACACCTCCTAATGCTAAGAACATTCCACTGCCAGTTCTCTTCTCTCCTATTTTCCTACTACAAGGTGTAGGTTTACTCATTGCTGCCTCTAGGTTGGTAGAGAAAATTGTACTTTTACTTCGTAGTGGAGCTGGAACAggattatattttagtttttctgCAAGAGTTCATGACTTCTTGGGGTTCTTGCACAATGGTTCGAG GCTACTGGGTTGGTGGTCAATTGATGAAGACAGTCAAGAAGAACAAGCCCAGCTTTTCCAGCAGGGAGCTTCTGG GTACGATACTTTCTGTGGTTATCCACCCGAGATTGTGAAGAAAATGCCTAAAAAGGATCTTGCAGAAGAG GTTTGGAGACTGCAAGCAGCTTTAGGTGAGCAGGTAGAAATCACAAAATACAGCCAACAGGAGTTTGAAAGACTTCAAAAC GAGAAAGTTCTATGCAGGGTTTGCTTTGAGGGAGAGATTAGTGTTGTCCTGCTTCCGTGTAGGCACCGTATCCTTTGCAG TGCCTGCTGTGAGAAGTGCAAAAGTTGCCCAATTTGCCGTGTCTCTGTCGAGGAGCGCTTACCTGTATATGATGTTTAG